The Coffea arabica cultivar ET-39 chromosome 4e, Coffea Arabica ET-39 HiFi, whole genome shotgun sequence genome includes a window with the following:
- the LOC140005901 gene encoding glyoxylate/hydroxypyruvate/pyruvate reductase 2KGR-like isoform X1, which yields MDSNSIGVLMTCPMSPPYLEQELDRRYRLLRFWKFPQKSELLKPHSQEIRAVVGNATIGANAELIDALPKLEIVSSYSVGLDKIDLAKCKERGIKVTYTPDLITDDAADLGIALILAVLRKICGCDLFVRRGLWKNGDFQLTSKFTGKSVGIIGLGRIGTAIAKRAEAFDCPISYYSRSEKADTNYKYYPSVIDLASNCQILVVACSLTPETRHIINREVIDALGPKGVLINIGRGPHVDEAELVSALVEGRLGGAGLDVFENEPEAPEELFGLDNVVLLPHVGSGTIETRTAMADLVLGNLEAHFLNKPLLTPVV from the exons ATGGATTCTAATTCTATAGGAGTTTTAATGACATGTCCGATGTCACCACCGTACTTAGAACAAGAACTCGACAGACGTTACCGTCTCCTAAGATTCTGGAAGTTCCCACAAAAATCAGAGCTGTTGAAACCGCATTCTCAGGAAATCCGAGCAGTTGTGGGGAATGCAACCATCGGAGCCAATGCTGAGCTGATCGATGCATTACCCAAGTTGGAGATTGTGTCCTCGTACAGCGTGGGACTGGACAAGATTGACTTGGCCAAGTGCAAGGAAAGAGGGATTAAGGTCACCTACACCCCGGATTTGATAACTGATGATGCTGCTGATTTAGGGATTGCTTTGATTTTGGCTGTGCTGAGGAAAATATGCGGGTGTGATCTGTTTGTGAGGCGTGGACTCTGGAAGAATGGTGATTTCCAGCTCACCTCAAAG TTCACCGGAAAGTCAGTGGGCATTATAGGTTTAGGCAGAATTGGCACTGCAATTGCTAAGCGAGCCGAAGCATTTGACTGCCCAATCAGTTACTACTCAAGATCAGAGAAGGCGGATACAAATTATAAGTACTATCCATCTGTCATTGACTTGGCTTCCAACTGCCAAATTCTGGTTGTTGCATGTTCGCTAACTCCTGAAACCCGTCACATAATCAACCGTGAGGTCATCGATGCATTGGGGCCAAAGGGAGTTCTCATTAACATCGGAAGAGGTCCTCATGTTGATGAAGCTGAGCTGGTATCAGCTCTTGTTGAAGGCCGTTTGGGAGGGGCTGGGCTTGACGTGTTTGAAAATGAACCTGAAGCGCCTGAGGAGCTCTTTGGTCTGGACAATGTAGTCCTATTGCCCCATGTAGGGAGTGGGACAATAGAAACGCGTACGGCAATGGCTGACCTTGTCCTTGGAAACCTGGAAGCTCACTTTCTGAACAAACCACTTTTGACTCCTGTAGTTTGA
- the LOC140005901 gene encoding glyoxylate/hydroxypyruvate/pyruvate reductase 2KGR-like isoform X2 — protein MESIGVLMICPMNSYLEQELDKRFKLFRYWNIPQTQQFLKENSNSIRAVVGNSMAGADAQLIESLPKLEIVSSFSVGLDKIDLNKCKEKGIRVTNTPDVLTEDVADLAIGLMLAVLRRLCECDRYVRKGLWKTGDFKLTTKFTGKSVGIIGLGRIGTAIAKRAEAFDCPISYYSRSEKADTNYKYYPSVIDLASNCQILVVACSLTPETRHIINREVIDALGPKGVLINIGRGPHVDEAELVSALVEGRLGGAGLDVFENEPEAPEELFGLDNVVLLPHVGSGTIETRTAMADLVLGNLEAHFLNKPLLTPVV, from the exons ATGGAGTCAATCGGAGTTCTGATGATTTGTCCAATGAATTCCTACCTAGAACAAGAATTAGACAAACGTTTCAAGCTCTTCCGCTACTGGAATATTCCACAGACGCAGcaattcttgaaagaaaactcaaactCAATCCGGGCTGTTGTGGGTAACTCCATGGCCGGCGCTGATGCCCAGCTGATTGAATCGCTCCCGAAGCTCGAGATAGTTTCGAGTTTTAGTGTGGGCTTAGATAAGATTGATTTGAACAAGTGTAAGGAGAAGGGGATAAGGGTCACTAACACTCCTGATGTGCTGACTGAGGATGTTGCTGACCTGGCAATCGGGCTGATGTTGGCGGTTTTGAGGAGGCTTTGTGAATGTGATCGCTATGTCAGAAAAGGATTGTGGAAAACTGGTGATTTTAAGTTGACTACGAAG TTCACCGGAAAGTCAGTGGGCATTATAGGTTTAGGCAGAATTGGCACTGCAATTGCTAAGCGAGCCGAAGCATTTGACTGCCCAATCAGTTACTACTCAAGATCAGAGAAGGCGGATACAAATTATAAGTACTATCCATCTGTCATTGACTTGGCTTCCAACTGCCAAATTCTGGTTGTTGCATGTTCGCTAACTCCTGAAACCCGTCACATAATCAACCGTGAGGTCATCGATGCATTGGGGCCAAAGGGAGTTCTCATTAACATCGGAAGAGGTCCTCATGTTGATGAAGCTGAGCTGGTATCAGCTCTTGTTGAAGGCCGTTTGGGAGGGGCTGGGCTTGACGTGTTTGAAAATGAACCTGAAGCGCCTGAGGAGCTCTTTGGTCTGGACAATGTAGTCCTATTGCCCCATGTAGGGAGTGGGACAATAGAAACGCGTACGGCAATGGCTGACCTTGTCCTTGGAAACCTGGAAGCTCACTTTCTGAACAAACCACTTTTGACTCCTGTAGTTTGA